DNA from Nymphaea colorata isolate Beijing-Zhang1983 chromosome 4, ASM883128v2, whole genome shotgun sequence:
CAACgagagattgatcatgagccatccacatctcatattcaggattgattTCTGCAATAGTCTCTTGAACTTGCTCTGcagcattcttcacctctcACATAATCCATTCAGGTGGTGtaggtgtggtgccattgagatgtccatagagacggtgactcttgatgaacgggactatttgacgtttccatgtcaaataattggtatgatttagcttttgtgagatgaATTGGGAGAGGAAATTGGACGACAAGATACTGGAATTGCGGTGGGGATCCATAAATGCAATAATCagaaaataagggaaaaatagaaattttgagattagggttaggtggctgacggtagggcagattagggcagacaataggattagggcagatggTTGGGTTAGGGCAGATTATGGCAGATggtaggattagggcagattagggtaGACGATAGGATTAGgaaagattagggcagaaatttggagattagggcagaaaatagagatttgaggattagggcagaaaagaaacaaagattaggACAGAAATTAGATATTCTTACCGAACATTCTCAGTGGcaaaacctggctctgataccatgtaaggttttgatatctaataccaaaccaccgaatgaacttagatgcaagaggaggaagagagaagtgggctgcacgtccaagcaagagagagatgaaagagagcagcaacaaatgatgtctgcctcttgttatcattatatactaatcacgatttagggtacatcataaaatacacaaaataacaataagatttacaagtatgccaccgcccatgatgtgttgggcgtgtggatcaaatgggtcaggtctgggtgacccgatccatatgtacaaacttaacaaccAATGCCAATTGACAACATATGTTCCAAGGATGAACCACTATATGTGTACAATGGGGGGTTAGTGCCTTCAAATGAAAgactttttatttcaatggAAACACTTGTAATATTTATCAAATGGATCGACATTTTGTATCACCATAGTTAAACATGTGTTTCTAAATTATTGGTCAATTGAATGTCtagttatgtattttatttgcatatgtTTGTGTTGAGGTGGAGGCCTAAGTAGGAATATGGCATTGTGTTGTTTGTGAGCATCTGTTTACAAGAAAGGGAATTATAGCATGACACATGCATGGTAGATCCCATGAAAAGTTGACCTCAATGCGAATACGTGACAAGCCCAAGGAGAGGCAAAGGTTGGTAGGCTCATCCAAGATTTGTTGCTATGTATGAGTGTGATTGGGCTATGTttaaaactaagaaatttttacTGAAATTGTCTAGCATTTGGTCAAATTATGCGAATGACAAGATGCCATTGATGCCCTTATGATtgctcattttttcaaaaatatgtctATGGTCTTATGACTATCTTGAGTAATTGATTGATTGAGTATTCTTATTTGTGCATGTTTATCTATGTGTTTACATTTGTATGATCCTAGGTACGAGGACAATGCTAGTCAATAGCCTACAACTGGAGTGATTATAATTGTGACTGATATTATATGACTAGACACCAATCATGCCTACCGTCGGGTTTTATGTGGGCAATGCAAGGGggctaaaagaaaatgaattgaggaTCACATGAACTTTAGTATGACCCTTCACTCATTTACTTCTTTATGTCAATCCTACAACATGCATACATGATCTGCATATGAGTTATACTGAGAGTGTATACAACAGAACTTGTACCATGTGTCACCACGGTACGCTGAAATGAGTTGTGTACTCGTACCGGTACGCCGGTATGGCAAAACGGGTACGGTGGTATGGGGGCGGTATGTCAAATCTGGATCCGGGTCAGAACCGGATCCAAACATTTAAACAACCAAAAAGTTTTGGGCAAAAACCCTTTGACGTCTGATgcccttctcctctctccctctcgacTTTCAACAGAAGGTCTTTCGGCAGGTGTTTGGGCAGATGCAGACCGACGGCAACCGGCAACCGGCGACGGACGGAGAACGGTGACAGACAGTGGGTGAGAGGAAGAAAGAATGGGACAACAGTACGAAGGATTATGCGGGAGAGGGTTTCTCTCTTCGTCTCCCCCTAACTctgctttcctcttctctccccCGGATGTCTCTGTAAATGGTAATAGAGATAGAACCCTAACCCACgtccttcctttcctttgttCTCTCCCTTCCCGTCAATGTCACCGGTTTAGGGTTTTTCTTTCTGTCTCAGTTAATTGTGCTTATTTTAACTTTGATACAATTGCCAACGATGATATAGTCTGCCTATTAAAGCCATACTCTGTTTGGCATTCCCTTTTTGCTTCTACGCAGGAAGAGTTATTTGCATATCCTGCTCATTGGTGAgtgatgatatcatttgttttttcaaaaattttatttttttttaatgtcattcCACTGTACCGCCGTACCAAGATTTGTAAAAATGTCGTACCCGTAACCGTTTTCTCGTACCCATACCAGCACCCGTGCCGGTACCTAGGTGACATAGCTTGTACCCAATCCTTATACCTTTATGTGTTTCGTCCATCTTTCTAGAATATATGCTTTGAGtcattatttattgttttctcaATCAAGTGTCTTTAACACATGACAACATAAAATGCTTCTAAATTCATACTTTTTGCATGTGCATTCAACTACTATGTTGTCAACTTATACATAATATATGCCTCCTACCTTTTAAGAGGTTCTTATTTCTCTCATAACATTATAGTAACTTTGCATATTTGTTTCTTGCTAGTCTATTTATATGCTGCAATTGAAAACCTTGATAGCCTCCATCTCAAGACATTCATGTGTTGTTAGGTATACAAACATATGGCTCGTATCAATGTTTTCTTTCCAAAAGCTAAGAGGCATATCTTGAACTCTTTTACATCTTTTTCAAGTTCATTTTATCTAACTGTCAATAAATAACTCATGTTGTTATATGAAacaaaacattgaaaaatgagaataaagaaattttttagtATAGCATACATACTCTTAAGGTCTTTGTGTTTATCGTATTTGTATTGACGTACTATCGCACAGATAtcaatatctattttttttttacctttgtACAATCTTTGCAACATACGTACAAATCATTTGTTCCCAAgtagacaaaaaaaatgtgatcaTCTTCGCTAAAGTATATACCTTCTATAACTTTCCTTAAAGGCTATCTTTTGATTATGTATGCAGCTTGTATTCTTTTTGGATTTtataaaatatacaataaatatAGGCATTGATGTGTTTTTCTCATATGTGAGACACTACAGTAGTTGTTGCATTATCACTGTAGATGACTTGAAGGTGCTTCTCGTTCACTACTTCTACAAAAACTTCAAACAACCACTTAATTGTTCTCACGAGATGACTGTATaaaaaagtgacaaaaaaatgcaactatGTGAATGATAGCTCACTCTTATAAACTTGACAAATGGCCATTAATAATTATCAATCTTTACTATTGACTCAAAACCAAGGTCATCGTTGAAGTATTGTTAATTCATTCTTGACCTTGAGTTTGCCCAAAACATGCGTATACACTTCCATTTTCATCAATGACCATGAGACCACAAAAACTAGGATACTTGCTTGATTTCTTCTGTAAGCAATCAACTAACGTACATACTTCactagttttttttgtttgtcctaTTTCTTTTCAAGTGGTTTATATGACCCATGGTTGTGAAAACACATTCATGTGACCACCATTTGTCTTTACAAAATGATTACAAGTATACTGTAGTGCAATGTCAGCACTAGCTGCTAATTTGCCTATTGAAACATGCAAAGATATTACTACGTAACCTTAAACAAATGAGCCGCCTTAGAAATGCCAAAAGATGGTTCTTATCATATAAGAAGGTACCCAAAATATATTTCCCAAGCAGAAACCTTGTTGTCACCATTCTTACTTTACTAGATTTTGAATTGTTTATGTAATGCTAAATTTTCAACTAGTTTCTTCTTACTTTTGGACAAATGTCTTTCTTATGATGACACCACTTGCACTTATCCCCTTTCTGACGTTGAAACTGTGTTCTAGAgtatatttatttcaaaacttGTCCTTGTTGACATCATTGTCAAATTGCAATACTTCAACCAAATCTAGTTTATGCACCTATATCTTTTTTGCATGGGCAAAAATATTATCACTAGAAACAATCCTACTTTTAAATGTGTCATTTATACCATTTactaaaacattttcttttgcaagTTTACTTTCAAGCTCATTATTCATGTAGATGTTCTCTTCGTTATTAGTCTTAATAGACAAAGATTCACCATTTTTGCTACTACCAAATCGTTTGCTACTAATAGGTGATATGAGTACAATTGTAAATGAACAGCCACCATATGAAGCAATCTAAGAGCACATTCATATACAAAATGAATCACTTCAAAGGCAACCAACAAAACCTTGACATTGATTTGTTAGATGCATTTGGAAACTAAAAAATGACAATTAACATTGCAAGACTAAATAAAGATAAAGTTGTAATGAGTTAAACCAATAAGGAGCAGTGAATCACGGATGTAAAGCAATGATGGTTACGTCTCAATGTGATAGAAGTTAACATAGCAATTATTTTGTGGTTATACAACAATTTATCAATGAAAACACAAGGAAATAAAGTGATTTATGTGTGAAGGAATTAACGTTTATAACAATGCAGCAACATAATGCAAATAGTACATTGCTAAACTTGCAAGTATTTAGTGCTATGGTTTTTTTACTCCTTTTCTGATCATGGTAACCAAGTGAATTGTCAACAAGTCCAGCATTTTCTAGCACAGTACAATTGTGAAACCATGAAAATGACCTCCTAAACCTGCAGGAACATTATGAATTATAAACTGTGCACAACTTTTGAACTAGAGCACTATAACATGGATAGGCACGCTTGCCTTGCTAATTGCTATTCTATTTTGCGCTTATTTATTCATCAAGCCTTTTATAGTGCTAAACTACTTCATAGCTTCATATCATTCTACCTAATTATTTGAACCAGCTTATCTTCTTGAAACTTGTGTCTTCTTACCATCGTAAGCAACTCTCCAATGCAATCGATTTATTTACCATCAAGGTCGAACAGTTTGAACGGTCAACCCACAAGGTGAGAAAAGTGTTGATTCTTCAGTGCAATCAAATTGATTTCTCCATCAATGTAGAACAGGTTGATCATTTACTCAGCAATGAAGGAAATGTTTTAGGAGGTAATCTCATATAATAAGCACTACATGCATTTAGGTAAAACCATAAGAAATGTACTTTAATGTATCAACAGGCATTTAGGTAAAACTGAAATGTGTTGCTATGTGTTCATGGGCATTTAGTTGAAAATATGAGAAAAGTGTTGAACTCTACTGGGGCATTTAAGTAAAAACACGAGCATTTAAGTTTCAATGACCTTATGATCTTTTCAGAACGCATGACCTTACGTTTCGGGCCTAGTGCACAAATACAGTCCCGATAACTTTTCAGAGACCATAGCCCCCTGCGGTCATACCATTTATATGACATGATCAGCTTGTCATTCATAAACTCACAAATTGGCTTCTGAATGAGTTATAAGAAGTTCGGAAGGCACCCATTTCCAGAGCAGGTACCAAATAGTCGTACCTATAGGGCTGTTTACATTAGCCTAAAATGCTGATCAGAGATGTGGTTTTAGTTTTCTAAACTAGCAATGGACTTATGCAGAAAAGCTCGATTcgatcttttctttcttttcgatGTTAAACTCTGGTTTGAACAAGGTTTGAGGCTGCACAAAATGGGCTACTGCCAGTGAAACATAATTTGGAGAATTAGCATTTTTCGAACAAAAAAACTGTCCTCAAGTAATAGCAAAAATAGCAAGGTGCTCATCTCCAGATTTAGTAAAAAAGGGTATTGTGGACTTAATCGATTCATAGATCAACCAGAAATTAATCTCAGCGCGAAATGGACGGAGTGAAGGATGCTCCCCACGACCATATTTTCATGCATACCTGTGGGCGCAACAGACGCATCTTTGGCAAAAGCAAAGGTCGAGATCTCGTGAAAACCagtagctctctctctctctctctctctctctctctccctctgtgatCCTGCAGTGCTATAATGTTGGCATTGCCTCCTTATCCTCCCATTTCCTCTACTAGAGCTTGtttcattaaataaaaaactgtACTCGCGGACATACAACAGACTGCATCCTTAAACGCATGCACGGACTGCAAAAGGAACAATTCCACTTGTTTCGTTAATATATGTTAGCTAAGAGGATACAGGTCCAATCGTCCGGGACAATAACCATTACTGCAATTTACATGCACTTTTACATACAGGGTTGCACAGGCAAGGGGCAGCAATGAATTTAGTCAGAACttgcacaaaacaaaaaagctcAGTGCCATGCTCCGAATCTGCACAAATTCACGTTAATCTCTGCCACAATCCATGCTGCTGCGTGCCAAAGGAAGCATAACTGGAGCCAATCCTGGAATAACTCATGAATCCTCTAATTCAACAAGCTGGGCTCTCTTCTCAGCCGCAATTTTCCTAATAAATATACCCCAACGTAGAGCTGCTTTTAGCTTGAGCCAGCCAACAACTGCTTTCCCTGATGACCTGCTTCCACGGTCCTCATTGTATGTGTAGTTTGGCATTGGAGACTGAACGTAAGAAGTATACTCATAATCGGACATGTTCATAGCACCTCCTCCCATGCTGAATAAACGAAGCAACTGTTGCATGTCATCATGCTCAAGCATCTCTGAGCTTTTTGACCGGATCTCTTCCTCCGAAAAGAAATCATGGTCCCGTTGTTGAGCCCAATCATCAAGTGGACCCATATTCATGCTATGTACAGGTGTATTAATAGATGTGAAGCCACAGTCAGCAGGCTGAGGAGGTCCTAGACCCAGACCAACCACGGAATCAGTTTGGTTGCCTTGCATTTGGTGGGAGGAGCCCATTGGTTGGTTTTGAACAGGATATGTTACAGTGTCGAATTGGAGTTGAGAATTAGGAACCAGTGGCTGAGACAGAGCTGAATAGTGTGCTGATGAATTGTCAGTGTACATTGATGTGGTTGCATCTGCTACAAAAAACATATGCAATATACCCACAATAAGCTTACCCATAGCGTTCAAATTGCAACCACATTCAGCATTATCAATCTCCAAGGTGGACATACTTTACTCTCACAAATCAAATACAGATCATACGAAAAATCACAACAAAGACTTTTACAGGAAATGGCCGAGTCCCAGTACCTACGGGCACCATACATGTCAATGCAACATAGATACCAACAGAGATCTAAAAAAGCCTTCAAAACTGTTCATTGCAGCTACCAATTATAAGATTCtttaagtcacatgggtgccgGTAAAGGTATGAATATGGATATGGAGATGTGGGTAAAAGCATGCCAATTTTAGAAATTGTGAGTACAGGAATACAgtagagtatatatatatgtatatatgcaaaaatctgataaaaaaatcaaaattcaagtaaacaagtaatataaataaaaataatacatgTTAATGACCAATAACCTGCAAAAACAGTGACTTAGATATAAGCCAGCTCACATAAAGGTAATTGTTCCAATCCAAAAAGTACCCAGGTGTGTATCTGTCTCCGTTTTGTTTTGCCATGTCGGTATGCTGATACAGGTACAGGTGCCATGCCTGAGCACCATGTGACTTAGCACGACTCAGATCACTTGAAATACAATAATCCTTTATCATAATAAGCACATTTACCATGTTGATCCATAAACATCAGCTCAATCAATAAACATGCATAACTAGCATATTTGGAATAAAATTTACTTGACGGACTGAAGGCATATATTCTCAAGTAATTTCCCAatcaataaacaagaaaaagttctAAAAGACAGATGCACCACTTTGTGGCGAGTGGggacctatgtcacacgggtgcgccaagtatggtggcgcacccgcaCTGGACTCGGTCAAACCGAATCTGGTGCTGCTGACCGCAcccgttcttcttttctcttgatttttttcttttcatttttttccttctcctatctttccctCCTCcgcccaccccccccccccccccctcttttattttatttaataaaactttgaattttgtatgacattaaggtaaccttgataaaaaaagttctaaaatatagacaaataaaattacttacaTAACAAATAAGTTgtgcagcaacaacaacaaagaGTAAATTATGCATCACATacccccaaagaaaaaaaaaagaacaccatGCAATCTGAAACGCAGACGACAGAGAAAAATCTCATTGATCTAACTTTTGGATTCTTAAACTTGAGGAACAAATATCAGCTCAGACCTTGTATTGAAAACATAACTAGGCATCAACATGTGAAGGATCAAatgaaatacaaagaaaaaactagGACAAGTTGAAGGCCATATATGATCTTCAAGAACCATCAAAGTGCTTGCACCACGTAATATTTACCATGCAGCCACTTGCAACTTAGAAAGAACAGCTTTTCTTTTGTACGCACACATATCCAAGTGatagacaaagagagagagagagagaaagagacctcTAGCAGCAATTCCAGGATCTGTTGCCACCTGATCAGTGCTAGCTGTGAATGGCATTTGCTGGACGGAAGCTTGCGGATCAAATGACTGGTATTCAGAACTTGAAGCCCGAGTATCAGACCGAGTAGTAATCATCTTTTTGCTCTGTTTAAAAGCCATCAACGCTTTGCCATCATATTCTACCACATGCATCCAATTATCATAAGCCTTTTTTACCAATGTATCCACATAGACCTGTCATTGTCAGCGAAGAATTCAAACATTAAACATGCAATTcaaattcaaggaaaaaaaagaatatgcatCAGAATTCTCAAATATTAACTGTTTAGAGATAAAGATACGTGATTTTTCCACCCTGacaattatttcttttctgttcttaTCTACCCAATGATCAACCAAAATGAACATTCCATGatgatttccttttcctccaacTGAAGCTCATCCAAACCCAACAGATCCCAAAGCAAGTCTAGAGGCAATTGTGCAATGTCTACATGCAGAAGTATCATTTTTACAGTGATTCAAAGAGAAGTCTGTTCACAAGCAGAAATACTCATTTTGCAATGATAAGGCAAGAGACTTTGGTCTTTGGGAACACACCAGAATTTCTTGAAAGCAGAATTTCCAGAACTGTCATATATTCGCTCGAGATAAATGCATTTATAGCATTGtatgaaattaaagaaaactcaaagaaacataattttttatattaatttttgtttttttttttttaattccaaaacAAACTTTCCAATTAATAAATAAAGCAAAACCTTCCAAAtagaaaaacttcaaaatggTGTTGGTGACAACGGTTCATATTTCTTAACGTACATTGTTTGTGGAGAAATAGGGACTTCAATACTCAGAGACCAAATGATGCTGGATGACCAAACCTCAACATCTATAAGGAGATCATGTCCCAAAAAAGTCTGTCTTATTGTTAACCAAAAGTTTGAAACCTGAGCTGCCCCTGTCACTAAACACTTGTATTCTTGATTGCATACCTTCTGGGTGTCGGTTAGAGTTTCAGCAGGGCAGTACTGGCCACCAGCAATAAGACCACACAATGCATAAATGTTGTTGAAGACCACACCAACATTCCTTGAATCATCGTTATAGTAAACATAAAGCTTTCCACCAAGCACACAAGTCTTGGCATGGTCAACTGCAGTTTCCCACATTTTATTGGACATACCACTTCCAAGGATCTACAGTCAAAGAGATAAAATTATtagaatttcaaaatataaaagggCACAAATTTGTAACACACAAACATACATTTCGTAGTTTCTGTGGGTCTCTAACAACAAGACGCAGAAAGTCTTCCACAGTATATACTCCAGCCTTGCTCAGTCTTTTGTGAAATGAACCATCCTTTCCTATCTTCTCCAACCGCCACACCTCATCATTAAACGCCGGTGGATAATGTTTCTTATAcactgacaaaaaaaattcttagcaTGTTAACCAGAAAGTCTAGCAAA
Protein-coding regions in this window:
- the LOC116252784 gene encoding calmodulin-binding protein 60 D-like isoform X1, whose amino-acid sequence is MQRPTTRFLERSTSMRRGEKRGLEVGGDADERLPEEKRHKVPALASVIVEALKVDSLQKLCSSLEPILRRVVSEEVERALARMGPTKIGGRTSPKRIEGPDGRNLQLHFRSRLSLPLFTGGKVEGEQGSAIHVVLLDATTCQVLTSGQESCAKLDVVVLEGDFNNEDDDNWVEEDFESHVVKEREGKRPLLTGDLQVTLKEGVGTLGDLTFTDNSSWIRSRKFRLGLKVASGYCEGIRIREAKTEAFTVKDHRGELYKKHYPPAFNDEVWRLEKIGKDGSFHKRLSKAGVYTVEDFLRLVVRDPQKLRNILGSGMSNKMWETAVDHAKTCVLGGKLYVYYNDDSRNVGVVFNNIYALCGLIAGGQYCPAETLTDTQKVYVDTLVKKAYDNWMHVVEYDGKALMAFKQSKKMITTRSDTRASSSEYQSFDPQASVQQMPFTASTDQVATDPGIAARADATTSMYTDNSSAHYSALSQPLVPNSQLQFDTVTYPVQNQPMGSSHQMQGNQTDSVVGLGLGPPQPADCGFTSINTPVHSMNMGPLDDWAQQRDHDFFSEEEIRSKSSEMLEHDDMQQLLRLFSMGGGAMNMSDYEYTSYVQSPMPNYTYNEDRGSRSSGKAVVGWLKLKAALRWGIFIRKIAAEKRAQLVELEDS
- the LOC116252784 gene encoding calmodulin-binding protein 60 D-like isoform X2, encoding MQRPTTRFLERSTSMRRGEKRGLEVGGDADERLPEEKRHKVPALASVIVEALKVDSLQKLCSSLEPILRRVVSEEVERALARMGPTKIGGRTSPKRIEGPDGRNLQLHFRSRLSLPLFTGGKVEGEQGSAIHVVLLDATTCQVLTSGQESCAKLDVVVLEGDFNNEDDDNWVEEDFESHVVKEREGKRPLLTGDLQVTLKEGVGTLGDLTFTDNSSWIRSRKFRLGLKVASGYCEGIRIREAKTEAFTVKDHRGELYKKHYPPAFNDEVWRLEKIGKDGSFHKRLSKAGVYTVEDFLRLVVRDPQKLRNILGSGMSNKMWETAVDHAKTCVLGGKLYVYYNDDSRNVGVVFNNIYALCGLIAGGQYCPAETLTDTQKVYVDTLVKKAYDNWMHVVEYDGKALMAFKQSKKMITTRSDTRASSSEYQSFDPQASVQQMPFTASTDQVATDPGIAARDATTSMYTDNSSAHYSALSQPLVPNSQLQFDTVTYPVQNQPMGSSHQMQGNQTDSVVGLGLGPPQPADCGFTSINTPVHSMNMGPLDDWAQQRDHDFFSEEEIRSKSSEMLEHDDMQQLLRLFSMGGGAMNMSDYEYTSYVQSPMPNYTYNEDRGSRSSGKAVVGWLKLKAALRWGIFIRKIAAEKRAQLVELEDS